Proteins encoded by one window of Streptomyces uncialis:
- a CDS encoding MSCRAMM family protein — translation MHASATRSIRRPLAVAVAATVAGTLATGTPAHAADHLGPGYSIPDSDGNPGASHIGAYGPPGPQVWGDSQTYCADPLKKGPADADGYSAPQPVSSWTSSVTGKKVPKKNLAYASYVIGKYGQTQSDAQAAAVDAAVYEWLAGGMYAIDGKRGKERLAYPVVSPTSRTLALRYIGEAQKYAGPYALTITPSVKTTHTGKKVTVDVKVTSTLTGTAIPGVPVSLTGSGAGTATGKVTTDRTGAAEWEFTPSKAGTATVAATATGLPGAQLKVLTPKNPVAQRMLLAGDTTAAKDTATFDVTPAPGGVTIHKENPEGDVLAGAVFQLLDTMTGKLVAEGKTGKTGVLVFDGIAPGIYTLRETSTGDTIHELVPDQDITIESGRSAQAHPITIVDPFKKADLLLRKTDKASGQTLPGAVINIAQDVAGPDGKRAPGEKLLSLTTGKDGTAKTQLDVKLKAGTRYWATEITAPDGYQLNPTPVAFTAEPGKTVTVTLPNTTIPPTTPPPTTPPPTPPPTTPPPPVPPTTPPATPPMNPPATPDITPPSGSLAHTGADTTWWLIGGAGALLAAGSAAYWAARNRRDRTAEAEDETASS, via the coding sequence TTGCACGCATCTGCCACCCGCAGCATCCGCCGTCCGCTCGCCGTGGCGGTGGCCGCCACCGTCGCCGGAACCCTCGCCACCGGCACCCCGGCGCACGCCGCCGACCACCTCGGTCCCGGCTACAGCATTCCCGACAGCGACGGAAATCCGGGCGCCAGCCACATCGGCGCGTACGGCCCGCCCGGACCCCAGGTCTGGGGCGACTCGCAGACCTACTGCGCGGACCCGCTGAAGAAGGGCCCGGCCGACGCCGACGGATACAGCGCTCCCCAGCCCGTCTCGTCCTGGACGTCCTCGGTCACCGGGAAGAAGGTCCCGAAGAAGAATCTGGCATACGCCTCCTACGTGATCGGCAAGTACGGCCAGACCCAGTCCGACGCGCAGGCGGCGGCCGTGGACGCCGCCGTCTACGAATGGCTCGCCGGAGGCATGTACGCGATCGACGGCAAGCGCGGCAAGGAACGCCTCGCCTACCCGGTCGTCTCCCCGACGTCCCGCACCCTGGCCCTGCGCTACATCGGCGAGGCCCAGAAGTACGCCGGCCCCTACGCCCTCACGATCACCCCGTCGGTGAAGACCACCCACACCGGGAAGAAAGTCACGGTGGACGTGAAGGTCACCTCCACCCTCACCGGCACCGCGATCCCCGGCGTCCCGGTCAGCCTCACCGGATCCGGCGCCGGCACCGCCACCGGCAAGGTCACCACCGATAGGACCGGTGCCGCGGAATGGGAGTTCACCCCGTCGAAGGCCGGAACCGCCACCGTGGCCGCGACGGCGACCGGCCTGCCCGGCGCGCAGCTCAAGGTCCTCACCCCCAAGAACCCCGTGGCGCAGCGGATGCTCCTCGCCGGGGACACCACCGCCGCCAAGGACACCGCCACTTTCGACGTGACGCCGGCTCCGGGCGGCGTCACCATCCACAAGGAGAATCCCGAAGGGGACGTTCTCGCCGGCGCGGTCTTCCAGCTCCTCGACACGATGACCGGCAAGCTGGTCGCCGAGGGCAAGACGGGCAAGACGGGTGTGCTCGTCTTCGACGGGATCGCCCCCGGTATCTACACTCTCCGGGAGACCTCTACCGGCGACACCATCCACGAGCTGGTCCCCGACCAGGACATCACCATCGAATCCGGCCGCAGTGCCCAGGCCCACCCGATCACGATCGTCGACCCGTTCAAGAAGGCCGATCTCCTGCTCCGCAAGACCGACAAGGCCAGCGGACAGACCCTGCCGGGAGCGGTCATCAACATCGCCCAGGACGTCGCCGGGCCGGACGGCAAGCGCGCACCGGGGGAGAAGCTGCTCTCCCTGACGACCGGCAAGGACGGCACCGCGAAGACCCAGCTCGACGTCAAGCTGAAAGCCGGGACCCGCTACTGGGCCACCGAGATCACCGCCCCCGACGGCTACCAGCTCAATCCCACCCCGGTCGCCTTCACCGCCGAACCCGGCAAGACGGTGACCGTCACCCTCCCCAACACCACCATCCCGCCGACCACTCCGCCGCCCACGACCCCGCCCCCGACGCCCCCGCCGACCACTCCGCCTCCGCCGGTCCCGCCCACCACACCTCCGGCGACCCCGCCGATGAATCCCCCGGCCACACCGGACATCACCCCGCCGTCCGGCAGCCTCGCCCACACCGGCGCCGACACCACCTGGTGGCTCATCGGCGGAGCGGGAGCCCTGCTCGCAGCCGGAAGCGCCGCCTACTGGGCGGCCAGGAACCGGCGCGACCGGACCGCCGAAGCCGAGGACGAGACGGCGTCCAGCTGA
- a CDS encoding DUF317 domain-containing protein: protein MPLDNLAPEAEVQVMPRYLAGPGSADFQRAWPFPFEEGWSLHRPDKGHRIAASPCLRVHTGFLPDPKNPSSGTWTTTVQQPFGPARWRATFTGAVPLELLRDVHTALLTLYLADQDNVEDYLLDEDVPAVEGYLPLLTEGWSHTVRRDGKQLFCSLDNVAVLWHFYTEGIQGSWVFQAAITDRSPVWKATFTAGTPVPLISAFTNSLVEDEPLTRAVRDLPAPTRDYLYFPDGLPTAAPAPKPALPLPAPPAGRSR, encoded by the coding sequence TTGCCCCTCGACAATCTCGCCCCGGAGGCCGAGGTGCAGGTCATGCCCCGATACCTGGCCGGCCCCGGCAGCGCCGACTTCCAGAGGGCCTGGCCCTTCCCCTTCGAGGAGGGCTGGTCCCTCCACCGCCCCGACAAGGGCCACCGGATCGCCGCCAGCCCCTGCCTGCGCGTGCACACCGGATTCCTCCCCGACCCCAAGAACCCCTCCAGCGGCACCTGGACCACCACCGTCCAGCAGCCCTTCGGCCCCGCCCGGTGGAGGGCCACCTTCACCGGCGCGGTACCCCTGGAGCTGCTGCGCGACGTCCACACCGCGCTGCTCACCCTCTACCTGGCGGACCAGGACAACGTCGAGGACTACCTCCTCGACGAAGACGTACCCGCCGTGGAGGGCTACCTGCCGCTCCTCACGGAGGGCTGGAGCCACACCGTCCGCAGAGACGGCAAGCAGCTGTTCTGCAGCCTCGACAACGTCGCCGTCCTCTGGCACTTCTACACCGAAGGGATCCAGGGCAGCTGGGTGTTCCAGGCCGCGATCACCGACCGGTCACCCGTGTGGAAGGCGACCTTCACCGCCGGCACACCGGTCCCCCTCATCAGCGCCTTCACCAACTCCCTCGTCGAGGACGAGCCGCTGACCCGAGCCGTTCGGGACCTCCCCGCCCCCACCAGGGACTACCTGTACTTCCCCGACGGACTGCCGACCGCGGCCCCCGCGCCGAAGCCCGCTCTGCCACTGCCGGCCCCGCCCGCAGGCCGCTCCCGCTGA
- a CDS encoding DUF317 domain-containing protein, translating to MCTSRLRTSESGSATCPRAGDDALWKIAAYREQFARPHWAAAFNTACPTEYVTAFTTGLVASYDPHGDAFLRGGLGNYRDPTPVLAPMLEADWIIDDRRTMLKLTSPDGLAGAWYDRRDLDPDNELVSNETRWGMWGGPPRVGWYAVFSHHTPTALITATAAAVVDPAPVLRWHGELTRSVRQHAQATPVRPPAPTPGDTARTHWRPAPTLGTVSAPPAGPPPPPAPASRPRPARLAAADPALPFDSTRNPMSLHAEQFFTEALPLRIQGSVVGNSFYAVPPPGSQIRLRIDFYETIYHQKFGGLRLTVLHPDQGKIDVVALSFKEYGTFRARATSASYDRHVINAGSGRSEPPWKGGDFTALAQAVHAYAGMWGYPAPKPTVRSSQRAALPVPAPSRVRGR from the coding sequence ATGTGTACCTCCCGGCTCCGGACCAGCGAATCCGGATCGGCTACCTGCCCGAGGGCCGGCGACGACGCCCTGTGGAAGATCGCCGCCTACCGAGAGCAGTTCGCCCGGCCCCACTGGGCCGCGGCCTTCAACACCGCGTGTCCCACGGAGTACGTCACCGCTTTCACCACCGGACTCGTCGCCTCCTACGATCCGCACGGCGACGCGTTCCTGCGCGGCGGGCTCGGAAACTACCGCGACCCCACGCCCGTGCTCGCGCCGATGCTGGAGGCCGACTGGATCATCGACGACCGCAGAACGATGCTGAAACTGACCTCGCCGGACGGACTCGCGGGGGCCTGGTACGACCGCCGGGACCTCGACCCCGACAACGAGCTGGTCAGCAACGAGACCCGATGGGGCATGTGGGGCGGCCCACCCCGCGTGGGCTGGTACGCCGTCTTCTCCCACCACACCCCCACCGCGCTCATCACCGCCACCGCGGCAGCGGTCGTCGACCCCGCACCCGTCCTGCGCTGGCACGGTGAACTCACCCGCTCCGTCCGGCAGCACGCCCAGGCCACCCCGGTCCGCCCGCCGGCCCCCACCCCGGGGGACACCGCCCGCACCCACTGGCGGCCCGCGCCGACCCTCGGCACGGTCTCCGCCCCCCCCGCTGGTCCACCACCACCCCCAGCGCCCGCCTCCCGGCCCCGGCCCGCCCGGCTGGCCGCCGCTGACCCGGCGCTCCCCTTCGACTCGACCAGGAATCCCATGTCCCTGCACGCCGAGCAGTTCTTCACCGAAGCACTCCCCCTCCGGATACAGGGCTCCGTGGTGGGGAACAGCTTCTACGCCGTCCCGCCGCCCGGCTCACAGATCCGTCTCCGGATCGACTTCTACGAAACGATCTACCACCAGAAGTTCGGCGGCCTGCGCCTCACCGTCCTCCACCCGGACCAGGGCAAGATCGACGTGGTCGCCCTGTCCTTCAAGGAGTACGGGACCTTCCGCGCCCGCGCCACCTCCGCCAGCTACGACCGGCACGTCATCAACGCCGGCTCCGGCAGGTCCGAACCACCCTGGAAGGGCGGTGATTTCACCGCCCTCGCCCAAGCGGTTCATGCCTACGCTGGTATGTGGGGATACCCCGCCCCGAAGCCCACGGTCCGCTCGTCCCAGCGAGCCGCACTCCCCGTTCCGGCCCCTTCCCGCGTCCGCGGCCGATAG
- a CDS encoding winged helix-turn-helix transcriptional regulator: MIPTGLPRPVHADLSRVSESLGMLSPRWNVQILTTVSAQALRYTEIKARMPWLQDGQLHPKLRWLTAAGLLDRTEHGTRHVTYGLSARSTDLLPVLAVIAAWGGTHLEKPTPAPPGTADARAGAVVQNIEDTLVLIGARHATPILWSLQARGTSSAKAVAADAMPGHGLSAVYPRLRQLVDDRLVDTDTDTDADEADYRLSPPGQALAPVYRALSAWATGRPLTDAATHPVWGHPPAPSQVAGGMWASAASRLPAPAAPAPALQTTPSAQWRAGELFSHRHPVPARASAGTLTGGHRR; encoded by the coding sequence TTGATCCCCACCGGTCTGCCCCGCCCCGTCCATGCCGACCTGTCACGGGTCAGCGAATCCCTCGGCATGCTCAGCCCCCGCTGGAACGTCCAGATCCTCACCACCGTCTCCGCACAGGCCCTGCGGTACACGGAGATCAAGGCCCGGATGCCGTGGCTGCAGGACGGCCAGCTCCACCCCAAGCTCCGCTGGCTGACCGCCGCCGGGCTCCTCGACCGCACCGAACACGGCACCCGTCACGTCACCTACGGCCTCTCCGCCCGCAGCACCGATCTCCTGCCGGTCCTCGCGGTGATCGCAGCCTGGGGCGGCACCCACCTGGAGAAGCCCACCCCCGCCCCGCCTGGCACAGCGGATGCGCGGGCCGGCGCGGTTGTCCAGAACATCGAGGACACCCTGGTCCTGATCGGCGCCCGGCACGCCACCCCGATCCTGTGGTCCCTCCAGGCCCGCGGAACTTCCAGCGCCAAGGCGGTCGCCGCCGACGCGATGCCCGGCCACGGCCTCAGCGCCGTCTACCCGCGCCTGCGCCAGCTCGTCGACGACCGACTTGTCGACACCGACACCGACACCGACGCGGATGAAGCCGACTACCGGCTCTCCCCGCCCGGCCAGGCCCTGGCCCCGGTGTACCGCGCCCTCTCAGCCTGGGCCACTGGGCGCCCTCTCACCGACGCCGCCACCCATCCCGTGTGGGGCCACCCGCCGGCCCCGTCCCAGGTCGCGGGCGGCATGTGGGCCTCCGCCGCCTCCCGCCTCCCGGCCCCCGCCGCGCCTGCACCGGCTCTGCAGACCACGCCATCCGCCCAGTGGCGAGCCGGTGAACTCTTCTCCCACCGGCACCCGGTACCGGCCCGTGCGTCCGCAGGAACCCTGACGGGGGGACACCGCCGATGA